The Amycolatopsis sp. DG1A-15b genome window below encodes:
- a CDS encoding folate-binding protein produces MPYRSPLLDVPRSIPSPDDHPEAGVPWHWGDPFAEQRTASRSVVVIDRSHREFLAVTGEDRLSWLHLVISQHVTGLAEGSGTEALVLDSQGRVETHMVLAHLDGTVYLDTDPGPSVTSALPKGGPQTLREYLEAMKFWSKVDIRDATGELALLTVLGPDAERVLSAAGAEVGPEPYAVAALPGGGFARRMPWPGRSSVDLAVPREALADWWKRLTDAGARPAGSWVFDALRVESVRPRLGVDTDDRTIPHEVGWVGSAAHVAKGCYRGQETVSKVHNVGRPPRNLLLLHLDGSPEITPETGDPVLLDGRTVGRIGTVIQHHELGPIALALVKRSTPVGAELLAGSEDNLVQAAIDPDSVPAEQPAPGRAAAAQLRG; encoded by the coding sequence ATGCCGTACCGCTCGCCGCTGCTGGACGTGCCCCGATCGATCCCTTCCCCTGACGACCACCCCGAAGCCGGCGTCCCCTGGCATTGGGGAGACCCGTTCGCGGAGCAGCGGACGGCCTCGCGCAGCGTGGTCGTGATCGACCGGTCGCACCGCGAGTTCCTCGCCGTGACCGGCGAAGACCGGCTGTCGTGGCTGCACCTGGTGATCTCGCAGCACGTGACCGGGCTGGCCGAGGGCTCCGGCACCGAGGCGCTGGTCCTCGACAGCCAGGGCCGCGTGGAGACGCACATGGTGCTGGCGCACCTCGACGGCACGGTGTACCTCGACACCGACCCCGGCCCGAGCGTGACGAGCGCGCTGCCCAAGGGCGGCCCGCAGACGCTTCGCGAGTACCTCGAGGCGATGAAGTTCTGGTCCAAGGTGGACATCCGGGACGCGACCGGCGAGCTCGCGCTGCTCACCGTGCTCGGCCCGGACGCCGAGCGCGTGCTGAGCGCGGCCGGCGCCGAGGTCGGCCCGGAACCGTACGCGGTGGCGGCGCTGCCGGGTGGCGGGTTCGCGCGGCGGATGCCGTGGCCCGGCCGGTCGAGCGTCGACCTGGCGGTGCCGCGCGAGGCGCTCGCGGACTGGTGGAAGCGGCTCACCGACGCGGGCGCGCGGCCGGCGGGCAGCTGGGTGTTCGACGCGCTGCGCGTCGAGTCGGTGCGGCCGCGGCTGGGCGTCGACACCGACGACCGCACGATCCCGCACGAGGTCGGCTGGGTCGGCTCGGCCGCGCACGTCGCGAAGGGCTGCTACCGCGGCCAGGAAACGGTGTCGAAAGTCCACAACGTGGGACGTCCGCCGCGGAACCTGCTCCTGCTGCACCTCGACGGATCGCCCGAGATCACCCCGGAAACCGGTGACCCGGTGCTGCTGGACGGCCGCACGGTCGGCCGGATCGGCACGGTGATCCAGCACCACGAGCTCGGCCCGATCGCGTTGGCGCTGGTCAAGCGGTCGACCCCGGTGGGTGCGGAGCTGCTGGCGGGGTCGGAGGACAACCTCGTCCAGGCGGCGATCGACCCCGACTCCGTGCCCGCGGAACAGCCCGCACCGGGGCGTGCGGCGGCGGCGCAACTCCGTGGCTGA
- a CDS encoding aerial mycelium formation protein: protein MIEVRPGGRRRIDRVLGPGYLSGLGDLPLKVLRERRDEAAQEETDLSYLRRLLHARIDIVRAEQARRSSGGEASIVDQLATILADNALGPAAGSGRHQQLEPSRAGEHRRHAEALIGDTDLTDVESLSDEKLASALDTYAREELSVSSFRREVQGVMDTLNAEIAQRYQQGSATVDELLENEGGRGE, encoded by the coding sequence GTGATCGAAGTGCGGCCCGGCGGCAGGCGGCGGATCGACCGCGTGCTCGGCCCGGGGTACCTCAGCGGCCTGGGTGATCTGCCGCTGAAGGTGCTGCGCGAGCGGCGCGACGAAGCCGCGCAAGAAGAGACCGACCTGTCCTACCTGCGGCGTCTCCTGCACGCCCGGATCGACATCGTGCGCGCTGAACAGGCGCGGCGCAGTTCCGGCGGCGAAGCGAGCATCGTCGACCAGCTGGCCACGATCCTGGCCGACAACGCACTGGGCCCGGCGGCGGGTTCGGGGCGTCACCAGCAGCTGGAGCCGTCCCGCGCGGGCGAGCACCGGCGCCACGCCGAGGCCCTGATCGGCGACACGGACCTGACCGACGTCGAGTCCCTGTCGGACGAAAAACTCGCCTCCGCTTTGGACACTTACGCGCGCGAAGAGCTGTCGGTGTCGTCGTTCCGCCGCGAGGTCCAAGGCGTGATGGACACGCTGAACGCGGAGATCGCCCAGCGCTACCAGCAGGGATCGGCCACAGTGGACGAGCTGCTGGAGAACGAAGGCGGCCGCGGCGAGTGA